From bacterium, a single genomic window includes:
- a CDS encoding PorV/PorQ family protein, whose translation MMKRLIFISIFLFISSFVWAKNNTGATFLKINGGARPAGMGDVFCAVANDVNALYFNPAGLAQIKGEECLLTYTQWFEDVKYNYLAFAQNISRVRTIGGNVTYLRINDLIGRDDDGDLTGNFDAYDLALGLAYAERLSKHSLVGLHLKSIYQLNENTSGSSIAIDFGWLYKNIIKDLDLGLSIQNIGTKIKFIKKKEELPLNIKVGLAYKLPRILIIAVDGNIPEDGKVSVNAGTEITLLHFLSLRTGYKSQTDLDSKSHWSYGVGLKISDYQINYAFVPYGILGDTHRVSLLLKFL comes from the coding sequence ATGATGAAAAGGCTTATCTTCATAAGTATATTTCTTTTTATCAGTTCTTTTGTCTGGGCAAAAAATAATACCGGTGCGACATTCTTGAAAATTAATGGTGGAGCAAGACCAGCGGGGATGGGTGATGTCTTTTGTGCCGTTGCCAATGATGTTAATGCGTTATATTTTAACCCCGCAGGATTAGCTCAGATTAAAGGAGAAGAGTGTTTATTAACCTATACTCAATGGTTTGAAGATGTTAAATATAACTACCTTGCCTTTGCCCAAAATATTAGTCGTGTTCGAACCATAGGTGGCAATGTTACCTACCTCCGCATAAATGACCTCATTGGTAGAGATGATGACGGAGACCTGACAGGTAATTTTGATGCTTATGACTTAGCCTTAGGATTAGCTTATGCTGAAAGGTTATCTAAACATTCATTAGTTGGGTTACATTTAAAATCTATCTATCAATTAAATGAAAATACCTCTGGAAGTAGCATAGCGATTGACTTCGGCTGGTTATACAAAAACATCATTAAAGATTTAGATTTAGGACTATCCATCCAAAATATTGGAACAAAGATAAAATTTATTAAAAAAAAAGAAGAATTACCTTTAAATATCAAAGTAGGTCTTGCTTACAAATTACCTCGTATCTTGATTATAGCCGTAGATGGGAATATACCTGAAGATGGTAAAGTATCTGTTAATGCTGGAACAGAAATTACTCTCCTCCATTTTCTATCTCTGCGCACTGGTTATAAATCCCAGACTGATTTAGATTCAAAGAGTCATTGGAGTTATGGAGTAGGATTAAAAATAAGTGATTATCAGATTAATTATGCCTTTGTTCCGTATGGAATATTAGGGGATACACATAGAGTGTCTTTATTACTTAAGTTTCTTTAA